A stretch of Henckelia pumila isolate YLH828 chromosome 4, ASM3356847v2, whole genome shotgun sequence DNA encodes these proteins:
- the LOC140862421 gene encoding glutathione S-transferase T3-like — translation MTSSKRGVSFSIEEDKLLVTVYLDVSQNPIIGINQSRDKLWSQVAATYNEQVTNSSAEPRTIKALQCRWFNINKIVQNFSSCVSQVKLSRPSGASEKDILDRSKELFKQSSGLTWRLDHVWQLLKDQENFRPSNAVLPNFVPNHGNIDSSQSDYSPNTESPTPDSPVLSGFAINLDEDSPSGGFKRSIGIKKGQRKKKS, via the exons ATGACTTCATCTAAACGCGGTGTTTCTTTCTCAATCGAGGAGGACAAACTCCTTGTCACAGTGTATCTTGATGTCTCCCAAAATCCAATAATTGGTATAAACCAATCACGTGATAAGTTGTGGTCGCAAGTTGCAGCAACCTACAACGAACAAGTCACTAATAGCTCAGCAGAGCCTCGTACTATTAAAGCCCTCCAATGCCGCTGGTTCAACATAAACAAGATTGTTCAAAACTTTAGTTCATGTGTTAGCCAGGTGAAACTTAGCCGTCCAAGTGGTGCTTCTGAGAAAGACATT TTGGATCGATCAAAAGAATTATTTAAGCAATCATCTGGGTTGACTTGGAGGTTGGATCATGTTTGGCAGTTACTTAAAGATCAAGAGAATTTTAGACCATCCAATGCTGTTTTACCTAATTTTGTACCAAACCATGGGAACATCGATTCATCCCAATCAGACTATTCTCCCAACACAGAATCACCAACACCTGATTCTCCAGTTTTATCCGGATTTGCTATAAACCTGGATGAAGATAGCCCATCAGGGGGTTTTAAGCGTTCAATTGGCATAAAAAAAGgccaaaggaaaaagaaaagctAA